TCGTTTAAATCCCAATAGGATGTTCGAATACCTGATGTTAAATCAAACTTGCCTAACTGTTGACTGAACTGCATATAAGCTGTATGTCGGTTAGAATTTAAACTTATAGATGTTCTAAGTGCATCGTCTAAATAAAAAGGAGAGGAGTTTTGAATGCCAACACCTATTGAATCGGCAGGATGAGGAAGAGAAAAATCAGATGAATCTATAAGTGTCCATTCATTAATTTCATCTTTTATGATTTCCCTTTGTGATTTGATACCCCATCTAAACTCAAAATCATTTTTAAAATATACACCCTTATGCTCTGCATTGTAAACGGTAGCTTTAAGATAATTTCTAGCATGGTTTAAATGAGAGCCAACACCAATATTGAAGGTGGATTCACCAAAGGTTTCTGAACCCAAATCGTTATCCACTTCGGAGAGCCAATATTGCCCCAAAATATCAAAGGTTTCACTTTCAAATGTCTGAAAAGCTGAAAGCGTCATTTTAAGGTTTAAATTACTTTTAGGCGAATAGCTAAACTCTTGAGCGCCAAAAAACGTTTCATAGCTATCCACTTCTTGACCTTCAAAATAAATCCTCAGTTCTAAAGGCACACTTATAGTACCAAATCGAGTAGTCTTGTTTGTTGGAATGTGCTGATATTTATTTCTTGAGTAGTTGAGAAGAGTACTCATAGAAAATTTGTTGCTAAATTTATAATCAATGTATGACTGTAGATCTGTAAAAGTCGGTTTATACTCGCCTTGTGTTTCTAGACTATTTAAAAGGTATTGATTGGATTTATTTCTGACACCTAATAAATAGGATAATTTTTTAGTTTTATTAGCACCTTCTAAATGGAGATTAGCACCCAATAAACTTAAGGTTGCTGAGCCACCAAAAGAACTTGGTTTTTTGTATTGAATATCTAGTACAGAAGACATTTTATCTCCATACTGAGCACTGTAACCTCCAGCAGAAAATTTTATTGAGGATACCAAATCAGAATTGACAAAGGATAAGCCTTCTTGTTGTCCGGAACGAATAAGAAAGGGTCTGTATATTTCAATGCCATTTACATAGACAAGATTTTCATCGAAATTACCACCTCTAACCGAATATTGAGAGCTAAGTTCAGATGAAGAACTAACACCTGGGAGTGTTTTAATTAAACCCTCTACACCACCACTAGTGGAGGGAAGATTAACAGCATTTTTTACATCTACCTTTTCAAAAGTGTTTGTTCTAGTCTTTTGATCTTCAATTTCTACATTATCTATGGAGACACCTATTACATTTAGAGAGACGTTTAGCTTATAGGTTTGTCCATTTTTAAGCATAGGTAATTTAATCTTCTTAGACTTATACCCAACAAATGAAAAAATAGCTTCTTGAGTTTGATTTGCAGAAATTTTAAGAGAATAAAAGCCTTTTGAATCGGAAATTGTTCCTTTATTCTTATCAACAATA
Above is a genomic segment from Flavobacteriales bacterium containing:
- a CDS encoding TonB-dependent receptor, with amino-acid sequence MKHFLILIFLTIVFSSNAQTIEGFLMSDNGEAIEGANISIVDKNKGTISDSKGFYSLKISANQTQEAIFSFVGYKSKKIKLPMLKNGQTYKLNVSLNVIGVSIDNVEIEDQKTRTNTFEKVDVKNAVNLPSTSGGVEGLIKTLPGVSSSSELSSQYSVRGGNFDENLVYVNGIEIYRPFLIRSGQQEGLSFVNSDLVSSIKFSAGGYSAQYGDKMSSVLDIQYKKPSSFGGSATLSLLGANLHLEGANKTKKLSYLLGVRNKSNQYLLNSLETQGEYKPTFTDLQSYIDYKFSNKFSMSTLLNYSRNKYQHIPTNKTTRFGTISVPLELRIYFEGQEVDSYETFFGAQEFSYSPKSNLNLKMTLSAFQTFESETFDILGQYWLSEVDNDLGSETFGESTFNIGVGSHLNHARNYLKATVYNAEHKGVYFKNDFEFRWGIKSQREIIKDEINEWTLIDSSDFSLPHPADSIGVGIQNSSPFYLDDALRTSISLNSNRHTAYMQFSQQLGKFDLTSGIRTSYWDLN